The Mycolicibacterium brumae DNA window TGGCGGCGAGCACCGGGCCCGCGCACGGCACGTACACCACGCCGAGCGCCAGTCCCAGCGCGAAGCCGCTGCCCGCCCCGGTGTTCTCCACGCGGGCCTGCGGGATCAGCGCGAACGGGCGCTCCAGCAGGCGCTCCACACCCGGCGCCAGCATGGCGACCCCGAGGATGGCCAGCGCGGCGATGCCCATCCAGCGCAGCAGGTCCGGCGGCAGACGCTGCAACCGCAGCAGCAGCGCGCCGAACAGGGTGACCAGGCTGAAACTCAGGGTCAGCCCGGCGACGACGGCGACCGGTCGCAGCCAGGTCCGGGTCCGGGTCGCCACGGCGCCGTCGGCGTCCGGGCCGGTGGCCCCGCCGAGCAGCACCACCGGCAGCACCGGCAGCACGCACGGGGAGATCGCCGCGAGGAATCCGCCGACGAACCCGACCAGCAGGTACGTCACGCCGGTTCGATCACCAGGTGGTGCCGTCGACGCCCGGGAACACGCAGCGGCCGTTGGCCGCGACCCGGCCGATGACCATGAAGTCGTACCCGGTGCAATCGGAGTTGATCGGCTCGCAGGTGCCGATGGTGGTGATCACCTTGCTGTCCCCGCAGGAGGACCCGGGCGCCGGTGGCGGGTCCGGGTCGGCGCCGGCCACCGCGGCGCTATGGCCCAGCGCCAGTGTGACGGCGCAGGCGGCGATGAAGAAACGGCTCGCATTCCTCATGGCGGACCCCTATGGGTTGCAGCCCCCTGCGACGAGCGTACGCCGCGTGTGTGATCCGGGCCACACTTGGCGCATCGACCTCTGACCAGGCCTGTGGCTAGGCCTGGACCTGGGAGAACTCGCTGAAAGCCGCGAACGCGCGGGGTCCGTACACCGTCGAGTGGCCGCCGTTCATCAGGATCGCCACGCCCAGCGCCTCCGCGACCTCTTCCTTGCTGGCCCCGGCGCGGGCCGCGCCGCGGGCATGGCTGGCGATGCAGCCGTCGCAGCGGTTGGTCACGCCGATCGTCAGCGCGATCAACTCCTTGACCTTGGTCGACAGCGCGCCCTCGGCCATCGCGGCCTTGCTGGTGGCGGAGAAGCCTTTGTAGACGTCCGGGATGAGTTCGCGGAGCTCGCGGCCCTGGGCGCCGAGGGTGGTCAGCAGGTCGTGGTTGTGGAGTTCTTCGCTCATCTGTCGACCATATGCCCGCAGGGGTATGGACGGGCCAGGTGTCCGAGACGGGTCGGCTAGGGTTCCGGGCATGGCCGTCAGTGACACCCGCGAGATCCTCATCGAAGCCACCCCCGCC harbors:
- a CDS encoding carboxymuconolactone decarboxylase family protein yields the protein MSEELHNHDLLTTLGAQGRELRELIPDVYKGFSATSKAAMAEGALSTKVKELIALTIGVTNRCDGCIASHARGAARAGASKEEVAEALGVAILMNGGHSTVYGPRAFAAFSEFSQVQA